Proteins from one Oryza sativa Japonica Group chromosome 12, ASM3414082v1 genomic window:
- the LOC4351701 gene encoding uncharacterized protein — translation MPSLQLQEAAAVDEAVSSMMSLLGAAMSSEKKGSAAAAAEQRVEWLRSQLIGKDAEFDTPFGRRLLTYADHTASGRSLRYIEDYLLNEVLPFYGNTHTEDSHVGSKSTRLVHKAARYVKRCMGGGAGDALLFCGAGTTAAIRRLQEVIGVAAPSAAPLRARLAAGLRREERWVVFVGPYEHHSNLLSWRQSLAEVVEVGVDGDGLVDVAALRRALASPRYADRPMLGSFSACSNVTGIAVDTRELARVLHQHGAFACFDFAASGPYVKIDMKSGEVDGYDAVFLSPHKFVGGPGTPGILLMNKSLYRLNSQPPSMCGGGTVAYVNGFNEEDTLYYDDIEEREDAGTPPIVQKIRASLAFWVKEYIGYETMELHERVYSEMAMKRLLDNLNIKVLGNTTVDRLPIFSFLIYPPVEDSLFLRVEPGCYNSLENKTNKRLPLHGRFVTKLLNDLFGIQARGGCACAGPYGHILLDVNNELSVRIRSAILEGYSGLKPGWTRLSFAYYLSKEEFKFILSAIEFIAAYGHRFLPLYKFDWITGNWTFREQAIKYHVLREELSLATSVQYAENIKSRIAKNLDKKPEPNHMRFETYLENARKIARSLPNINQQIVSIPKGVDPDMVLFHI, via the exons ATGCCATCTCTGCAACTgcaagaagcggcggcggtggatgagGCGGTGAGCAGCATGATGAGCCTGCTCGGCGCCGCCATGTCGTCGGAGAAGaaggggtcggcggcggcggcggcggagcagaggGTGGAGTGGCTCCGGTCGCAGCTCATCGGCAAGGACGCCGAGTTCGACACGCCgttcggccgccgcctcctcacctaCGCCGACCACACGGCGTCCGGCCGGAGCCTCCGCTACATCGAGGACTACCTCCTCAACGAGGTCCTTCCCTTCTACGGGAACACGCACACGGAGGACAGCCATGTCGGGAGCAAGTCGACGAGGCTGGTGCACAAGGCGGCGAGGTACGTGAAGCGGTgcatgggcggcggcgccggcgacgcgctgCTGTTCTGCGGCgccgggacgacggcggcgatcaGGCGGCTGCAGGAGGTGATCGGGGTGgccgcgccgtcggcggcgccgctgcgcgcgcgcctcgccgcggGGCTCCGGCGGGAGGAGCGGTGGGTGGTGTTCGTGGGGCCGTACGAGCACCACTCCAACCTGCTGTCGTGGCGCCAGAGCCTCGCCGAGGTCGTCGaggtcggcgtcgacggcgacggcctcgtcgacgtcgccgcgctccgccgcgcgctcgcctcgccgcgctaCGCCGACCGCCCCATGCTCGGCTCCTTCTCGGCGTGCAGCAACGTCACCGGCATCGCCGTCGACACCCGCGAGCTCGCCCGCGTCCTCCACCAGCACGGCGCCTTCGCCTGCTTCGACTTCGCCGCCAG TGGCCCTTATGTGAAGATAGACATGAAGTCTGGCGAAGTTGATGGTTATGATGCAGTCTTCTTGAGTCCGCACAAATTTGTTGGTGGCCCAGGGACACCAGGCATCCTTTTGATGAACAAATCGTTGTACCGACTCAATTCTCAGCCTCCCTCAATGTGCGGGGGTGGAACAGTTGCCTATGTCAATGGCTTCAACGAAGAG GATACCCTCTACTATGACGATATCGAGGAGCGGGAGGATGCTGGCACACCACCGATAGTGCAAAAGATCCGTGCATCCCTAGCATTTTGGGTCAAGGAGTACATTGGATATGAAACAATGGAACTACATGAGCGAGTGTACTCTGAAATGGCAATGAAAAGGCTCCTTGATAATCTGAATATAAAGGTCCTAGGCAACACAACAGTTGATCGTCTTCCAATCTTCTCGTTCCTCATCTACCCTCCAGTGGAAGATTCACTTTTTCTTCGGGTTGAGCCCGGTTGCTATAATTCATTGGAAAACAAGACAAACAAGAGACTACCCCTCCATGGGAGATTTGTTACAAAGCTTCTTAACGATCTTTTTGGCATCCAAGCAAGGGGAGGGTGTGCTTGTGCAGGCCCTTATGGACACATTTTGCTTGATGTTAATAACGAACTCTCTGTTCGCATCCGTTCTGCTATTCTTGAG GGGTACAGTGGACTGAAGCCTGGATGGACTAGGCTGAGCTTTGCTTACTATCTCTCAAAGGAGGAGTTTAAATTCATCCTTTCCGCCATTGAGTTCATAGCGGCATATGGTCACCGCTTTCTCCCGCTATACAAATTTGACTGGATCACCGGTAACTGGACTTTCCGTGAGCAGGCAATCAAATACCATGTTTTGAGGGAGGAACTCTCCCTTGCCACTAGTGTGCAATATGCAGAAAATATTAAGTCAAGAATTGCAAAGAATTTGGACAAGAAGCCTGAGCCCAACCATATGAGATTTGAAACCTATTTGGAGAATGCAAGGAAAATTGCACGGTCCTTGCCAAATATCAACCAGCAGATTGTCAGCATCCCAAAAGGCGTAGATCCTGACATGGtcctttttcatatatag